The following are from one region of the Cystobacter fuscus DSM 2262 genome:
- a CDS encoding NAD(P)/FAD-dependent oxidoreductase: MAYRVNNIGLWLDEPEELLGQRAAEKLGVTRGDLQSVRVVRAVLDARKKGSPRYIYTLEVELSPGRVPPRLPPDVGETPPPPEPPARVKEPERLPLIIGTGPAGLFCALALLERGVRTILVERGREVVTRRKDVAKLMRDGTLDPESNMNFGEGGAGAYTDGKLSTRINHPHVRKVIETFARCGAPDHILIEGKPHIGSDLLPGAVARIREELIAGGSQVLFEHKVEAVLDRDGRVTGVRLADGRVLESDRVVLAPGNSARELYERFAADGRVVIEPKPFALGFRAEHPQGLINSIQYGSAAKNPKLPPADYKLAENLDVNGEVRGIYSFCMCPGGIVVPTPTQDGLQCTNGMSNSRRNAKYANAGIVVTVSVEDFEREGFRGPLAGLEFQRHWESKAYELGEGKFFAPAQTIPDYLAGRVKKDPGGTSYRPGLAHTDLNRLFPERLTQSLKQALKAFDRKMRGFVSDEGKLIGIESRTSSPVRITRGEDMQSVSMRGLYPAGEGCGYAGGIVSSAIDGLRVAEQIAAELA, encoded by the coding sequence ATGGCTTATCGGGTGAACAACATTGGGTTGTGGTTGGACGAGCCGGAGGAGCTGCTGGGCCAGCGCGCGGCCGAGAAGCTCGGGGTGACGCGAGGCGATCTCCAGTCCGTGCGCGTGGTGCGCGCGGTGCTCGATGCACGCAAGAAAGGCAGCCCTCGCTATATCTATACGCTGGAGGTGGAACTGTCTCCGGGCCGGGTGCCACCGCGGCTGCCGCCGGACGTGGGGGAGACGCCACCGCCGCCCGAGCCGCCCGCGCGCGTGAAGGAGCCCGAGCGCCTGCCGCTCATCATCGGCACCGGCCCCGCGGGTCTCTTCTGTGCCCTGGCGCTGCTGGAGCGCGGCGTGCGCACCATCCTCGTCGAGCGGGGCCGGGAGGTGGTGACGCGGCGCAAGGACGTGGCGAAGCTCATGCGCGACGGGACGTTGGACCCGGAGAGCAACATGAACTTCGGCGAGGGCGGCGCGGGCGCGTACACGGACGGCAAGCTGTCCACGCGCATCAACCACCCCCACGTGCGCAAGGTCATCGAGACGTTCGCCCGCTGCGGCGCGCCGGACCACATCCTCATCGAGGGCAAGCCGCACATCGGCTCGGACCTGTTGCCCGGCGCCGTGGCGCGCATCCGCGAGGAGCTCATCGCCGGCGGCAGCCAGGTGCTCTTCGAGCACAAGGTGGAGGCGGTGCTCGACCGCGACGGGCGGGTGACGGGCGTGCGGCTGGCGGACGGACGCGTGCTGGAGAGCGACCGGGTGGTGCTCGCCCCGGGCAACTCGGCGCGCGAGCTCTACGAGCGCTTCGCCGCCGACGGGCGCGTGGTCATCGAGCCCAAGCCCTTCGCGCTCGGCTTCCGGGCGGAGCATCCGCAGGGGCTCATCAACTCCATCCAGTACGGCAGCGCGGCGAAGAACCCGAAGCTGCCTCCGGCCGACTACAAGCTCGCGGAGAACCTGGACGTGAACGGAGAGGTGCGCGGCATCTACTCCTTCTGCATGTGCCCGGGCGGCATCGTGGTGCCCACGCCCACCCAGGATGGGCTGCAGTGCACCAACGGCATGAGCAACTCGCGCCGCAACGCGAAGTACGCCAACGCGGGCATCGTCGTCACGGTGTCCGTGGAGGACTTCGAGCGCGAGGGCTTCCGCGGTCCGCTCGCGGGCCTGGAGTTCCAGCGGCACTGGGAGTCCAAGGCGTACGAGCTGGGCGAGGGCAAGTTCTTCGCCCCCGCGCAGACCATCCCCGACTACCTCGCGGGCCGCGTGAAGAAGGATCCGGGCGGCACCAGCTACCGGCCGGGCCTGGCGCACACGGACCTCAACCGCCTCTTCCCCGAGCGCCTCACGCAATCGCTCAAGCAGGCGCTCAAGGCGTTCGACCGCAAGATGCGCGGCTTCGTGAGCGACGAGGGCAAGCTCATCGGCATCGAGAGCCGCACGAGCTCGCCCGTGCGCATCACCCGCGGCGAGGACATGCAGTCGGTGTCCATGCGCGGCCTCTACCCCGCGGGCGAGGGCTGCGGCTACGCTGGTGGCATCGTTTCCTCGGCCATTGATGGACTGCGCGTGGCTGAGCAGATTGCGGCCGAACTGGCCTGA
- a CDS encoding class I SAM-dependent rRNA methyltransferase has product MVNTYLSREAAQRLKHGAPWVRREDIVSIEGTPALGEAVQLRDEQGRLLGLADVDLEASYAVRRLGYADETAEGLIPRHVRHAFERRALTVDDPRFCRAINDDGDALPGLIVDRYDRHLVVQTLTRAMDARLQEITRALVEVSGAESVLLRNDTPRRRQLGLPAQRPHVLHGTPPRWTRVLELGARFTVDLQYGSGVGYPYDQRELRRFLARLSQGARVLDPSCHVGGLFVHAGRHGARSILAFDSDADTADLARENGEANGLLGRLQVERGDALDVLHGVQDTFDLVLLDTPDATSAETFVEQVRLGLRATRHGGVVLIVGYHPPLPMGGFDNLVAEACEQEERRSFRIARFGLPPDHPTLVGFSATDYLSGIALEAS; this is encoded by the coding sequence TTGGTCAATACCTATCTGTCCCGAGAAGCGGCACAAAGGCTGAAGCATGGAGCCCCCTGGGTTCGCCGGGAGGACATCGTCTCCATCGAGGGGACGCCCGCGCTGGGAGAAGCCGTCCAGCTCCGGGACGAGCAGGGACGATTGCTCGGCCTGGCGGACGTGGACCTCGAGGCCTCCTACGCGGTGCGCCGCCTGGGCTATGCCGACGAGACCGCCGAGGGCCTCATTCCCCGTCACGTGCGCCACGCCTTCGAGCGCCGCGCGCTCACGGTGGACGACCCGCGCTTCTGCCGCGCCATCAACGACGATGGGGACGCGCTGCCCGGGCTCATCGTGGACAGGTACGACCGGCACCTCGTCGTCCAGACGCTCACGCGCGCCATGGACGCCCGGCTGCAGGAAATCACCCGCGCCCTCGTCGAGGTGAGCGGCGCGGAGTCCGTGCTCTTGCGCAACGACACGCCGCGGCGCCGGCAACTGGGCCTGCCCGCGCAGCGCCCCCACGTGCTGCACGGCACCCCTCCCCGGTGGACGCGCGTGCTGGAGCTGGGCGCTCGCTTCACGGTGGATCTCCAGTACGGCTCGGGCGTGGGCTATCCGTATGACCAGCGCGAGCTGCGCCGCTTCCTGGCCCGGCTGTCCCAGGGCGCGCGGGTGTTGGATCCAAGCTGCCACGTGGGCGGGCTCTTCGTGCACGCGGGACGCCATGGCGCCCGCTCCATCCTCGCCTTCGACAGCGACGCGGACACCGCGGACCTGGCGCGCGAGAACGGCGAGGCCAATGGCCTGCTGGGTCGGCTCCAGGTGGAGCGCGGCGACGCGCTCGACGTGCTCCACGGCGTGCAGGACACCTTCGATCTGGTACTGCTGGATACCCCCGATGCGACCTCCGCGGAGACCTTCGTCGAGCAGGTGCGCCTGGGCCTGCGCGCCACGCGCCACGGCGGCGTCGTCCTCATCGTCGGCTACCACCCACCCCTGCCCATGGGCGGCTTCGACAACCTGGTGGCCGAGGCGTGCGAGCAGGAAGAGCGCCGCAGCTTCCGCATCGCCCGGTTCGGCCTGCCGCCGGATCACCCCACGCTGGTGGGCTTCTC